The Gossypium hirsutum isolate 1008001.06 chromosome D07, Gossypium_hirsutum_v2.1, whole genome shotgun sequence genome includes the window CCTTGTATAGCTTGTACCGCCTCCAAATTGTTTGAAAGAAAAATCAAACTGTCAAATCCCCGATCAAGTGCAATCACCAAACCATTCAGAATACCCCATAATTCAACGTCCAAGATAGAATAACTCCCCAAAAATTGATTGTAGCCAAGAATCCATCTCCCGTTCTTGTCTCGCATGACACCCCCAATCGTAGCTAACCCTGAATCCTCCTTTATTGCACCATCAATATTCAATTACATCCAATTCCCGAACAAAGGCAGAATTTAGAGCTTGAGAATATTTGTATTATGGGATAAGACATATTATTTAACCCAagtgtaaaaaaattaaaccaatttCTCATCACCCTGAAACCGCAACATTATATTTGTGGTTGACTGTCTTTGATTTGTGTACGTAATTAATGTCTTAATTAGGCAGTAAATGTAGGACATTTTATACATAAAAGGAACTAGATATAAGGTGGAGTAAACCTTATTGGTTGACggtaattttaaagaaaatgaaagagtTCAAAATTGCATGAACTCTATCTTgtgatttaaaatatttgaagCTGATCAAACGAGAAGCCTTTCAAGAATTAAAGAGataatattttgagatattttaattttatctcatttttGAATTGAGATAAAGTTATTTGGAGCCTGCTCTATTTACACAATGAGTGTGCTTTTGGCATTTTATGTAGAgttaattattttggttttgggAGAATGAATGTAAcaatcgaagaaattttgagagtAGAGTAGATTTAACTTTTATAACAAAATGAATCCCAAAATTGTGTTAAtcaaaatttgcaaaaattaatttgattacaTTTAAATTTACTTTCATAATAATGCAATTTACAAAATTCTTGAAGTCGTAACACTGCACTTCTAAACATATACATGCCATGCGTCACAAGAATAGCTATGGGCAGTGATATGTATGAAATAGTAAAATCAGAAATAAGTCAAAGATATTATAGTATAATTTCCACGTGTCTAAAATATAGAACACGACAATATTAAAGGAGAAAAAATAAGTAGGAATTGtggcataaaaatataaaaaataatggaaaacaaCAAAATACGATCACCGACCCAGCTTTCGCCTTTCCGTTCTTTACCTTTACCTTTACCTTTACCTTTACCTTGTGCCCAACTCCATCTCCTTCTTTACCACCACGCTCTGTTACCATCCAAAAACCTTAAAGTCTAGGGTTTTCTTCTAAAAGGCTTCTTTGTTTTGTTGATCAAGATATTGGTTGATAATTAGCAGGTTTTCTTTACTTATAAACTCTCAACCCTCAAGTGGAGGTAaagtaaatgatatgtgtttctttgattttgttttctgGGGGAGTTTGGTTGGTCAGAGTTTTACTAGTTGGTTAATATTTATTGTGGATTTTGGAGATTCtgttcttgtattttttttaaaaattcaaattattatatatttttagggCTTAACTTTTGTTGATCTTTTGTCTAAGTGAACTGATTTATGCATCTCATCGGTGTAGTATCAGTGTCTTGCATCAGTGTTGACTATATATGTTTCCATGGTTTAGTCTTTATCAAGATGCTAATTTCTCTTCTGGTCACTGTTGGCTCCATTTTGTACCTAAGACTTATGTTCATTATAAAAAAAGGGAAACTTTGGTGTTTGGCCTTGCAGGAGATGGAAGATTCCAAATCTGAGGCGCATATAACCTCAGCTGCAGCTTTTGTGGAAGGGGGAATTCAGGATGCTTGTGATGATGCCTGCAGTATATGCCTTGAAGCATTCTGTGAAAGTGATCCATCCACGGTATGTAtgtcttaaattttttattcctatattttttatatgtgaaTGGACATTTCTTTGATACTTATTCGTTGCATCCCTTGCAGGTGACCTGCTGCAAGCACGAGTTTCATCTTCAGTGCATTCTTGAATGGTAATCTATATCCATTTTATAAGAGTCATCGTAGATGCCTTGCTGGTCTACTTTCAAGCGAACTTGAACTTGACTATACTTTTATAAATCAGTCAGGGCTAGGAAAATTCTCTAATTGATTAGACTCATAAAATCAGTCCTTTGTCAGTGGGGATTAATGTAGCTTCTGTTCTTCTCTTATTGTTTAGAACTTTTGGCTTCTCTTCCCTATTCTTAAAATAGGGAGATTCACAAATTATAACAGAATAATATAGATATGTACTTATGATGCTTAAGTGGAATCAAGCTGCATTCTACTCTAGCGAGCCGTCAGATCTGAAGCAGTACTACAGCATCACTATAAACTTTATAGCATGGAAGGgacattattcatttcatttttgtATCACCAGAAAAGAGGTAAAACCTCCATCAATATTGTTGGTATAACATCATGTTTGTGATAAGGGAGCATTGCAAACTATGGATGAGGCCTGATGTGTACTTTTTTTTGTCCATGGAATAAAAAATTAGCTATCAAACATTCCCAAAtcttttaaattctaaaagaaaGTTTCTTGAAGATAAATACTTTCTATTAGGAAAGGAAGTTGTTGTTCTTTGGATGCTTATGTTGATGTTAGAGACTGGTTGAGGAATCTGAAAGTGAGGATTCTAGGAAACAGATTAACAAATTAAAGCTGTAAATTAGACATTATTGGGCCACACTTTGTGAAATTTATCAGTATTATCACTTCACATTTTTCTCCTTAATTAGGAAAGGTTTGGATTTTGTCTTATTATTTGTCATTCTTAGGAACAATGAATTGGTAAATCCGTAATTGTCATTATATCATTTATGTTCCAAAAATGTTTCAATTTgaaaataccttttttttttttggacgaGTTAAAAGAATGAAAACTTTGCTATGCAGTTGGGGACCAAGGGGACAACAATGCATGTGGAATGCTAGATTATAAAGATAGAGGTAGAATAAACCAATAACATCATGTACCTTCATAATATATGAATGGACCATCTATTGTTAATATTAAAAGAGATGGACTATTTATTTAGACCATGGAAGCTTGTGTTCGAAAGGGATGAGAACCATGAAAGCAGGAGCTTTATATGGTTATCTTTTCTCCTTCAAAAGCAGGGTCTATTTATTTCTCTCCAAAAAAGCCAAAGAGTGAAGTATTCAAATCTAAGGTTACCACATATGCTTAAAGTTTTTTGTGTGTCGGAGATTGGCCTTTGAGGCTTGAGATTACCACATATGTGTGGTGATATAAGGCCGGAGTACAGCAAGTATTTTGGTTAGATGGCAGATATTATAAAACGCTTTGCATTTGGCTTCTATGCATATTTCTTTGATGATGAAGTGGTGGCTTGGTGCAAAATTATTCATTTACGTACTATTTAATTCTAATTACTGCTGCCAATTTCCTCTCATCTTTTcctcattttactttttttatttgagttattgCTTTTTTGTAGTAATCCAGGACATTTGTTTTTCTTCATAACCTTGTTATATCTTTGGTTTGAATCTCATTAGTTGTGCAACTTTAATGGAGGAACACTGATGTTGATAGATCACCATGTTGTCTTTTGTTTGTTATTTTATGTGGCTCTAAGTTTCACCTAGTTTCACTTGCCTCTTCATTTTTCTAGTCTTCATGTACTTCTGGATagccctttttcttttctccccCTATGGAAATGAGGATAACCCCTAGGTTTTTGGTTTGAGTTCAAGATAGGGTCTGCAGGTTCTACCCCCTAAAGGGTGGATATAATGGCTGGTCCAGTGCTAGTAGCTCAAGATTCCTTTACTCCTTCTGCCTCCATATTTCCTGGCTAATGTTGTGCTTCATTTATGTCGTTATATTTACTATGCAAACTGGTGCATTCTTATACACTTCGTTATTACTAAGATCATGGCAATTTTCTTTTGTCTAGACTTACATAAATTATGATGTGAGAATATGCATGACAAATTGCTTTATGTCTGCTATGTTTATGTGATGCTTGATATCAGCATGGATTTCTACAAGAGATTTTagaaaattctataaaatatgtGAAGTAAATAGCAACTTAGGCATTTATAAGAGTTATGTAGGTTGAACGAAGTGGGGTTATTGTTGGGGTTATGTTGTGTTTGTATAATATCTTTTAAGAAGTCTATGTTCTGATTGATACTTACAGAAGTACAGAATACTGGAATGTAAGAGAGTATTAGGGAGGATATGTTTCTGATGTATGAACACATGATCTCCAGGTTAAATTGCTAGCTTCTTCCATATTGCCATAATCTCGGAGCTATAATTTTTATAGTATAGTTCTTACATATATATTACAAGAAGTACCACATGACTGGATATATAGGAATCCAAATCAGTGGAACCACTCATGAGCTTCTACATCCTAGGTCTTCCTGCATTTGGCTTATGTTCTTTATGTAGCAGTCAGACAGAATGACTATGAAATTACGTTGATACTGCTGCATATCATGGGTAATGTAGGAGAAATATCTATTTTCCCACAGTGTAGTTTTAGAATTACCACTGCAAGAACTATGTGACCCTCTTCAGCTCCAATCATTCCATGTGATAAAAGAATCTGATgtgaatttatttgttgaatgtTCTATTGATGTTCGTATCATATATGAGATATGATTGGAGTTCATGCTACTTGCTAAAAGATGGAAAGAGCAAGAAAGTATTATTatcttatttcttattttttctattttaatcttGTAGGTGTCAGAGGAGTTCTCAGTGCCCAATGTGCTGGCAGCCAATTAGCCTGAAAGATCCAACCAGGTTGGTAGTTTATCTATGTTTTATTACTGGATCCAGATTCTTCTTCCCCATTTATATTACATTCTAATCATTTCTCTTGCTTTGGCAGCCAGGAGTTGCTTGAGGCTGTTGAACGTGAAAGGAGTTTTAGGTTTAATCCTTCTAGAAATGCAGCCATATTTCATCATCCAACGCTGGGGGATTTTGAACTGCAGCATGTTTGTATTTGTCCTCTGCTAGTTAGACGTCTAGCATTCTCATTGACTGTTAAGCCCAATTTCTAAAGAAATAACCTTACTCGTACACTTGCATTCTATGCAGTTGCCAATGGGGACAAATGATGCTGAACTTGATGAGCGCATAATCCAGCACTTGGCTGCTGCTGCTGCAATGGGGCGAGCACGTCACATTGCAAGGAGGGAAGGTATGAGGAATAGGTCATCAATTCAAGGTCGTCCACAATTCTTGGTATTTTCAACACATCCAAATGCACCTTCTACTGGTCCTATATCTTCACTAGTTGCAACTCAAGGAGAAGTTCAACCAGCCCCTACAATCACTGTTGGCACTCCATCCTCGCCTTCAAGAACTGTGGGGGAAGAATCTTTGGTATCAATTACTCCTGAAACTTCTGCCCAAGCTGATCAGCAGTCTGCCTCTGCATCTCGCTCCAATGTAATTTTTGTCAATGGTCTAGGGAATTCCGTTCCCGTTAACAATAGGTAATTACTTTTTTCTACCTTGATTATCCTTATATATCTGTTATTAGGTAGTTCTCTTAGGTAAACAACACAATTTTCAACCTACCGTCATGTCAATCACAATACTATATTCTTTTGTTGCAGGAGGTCTCCTAATCAGTCTTCTCCTAATAGTCAAGATCGAGCTGGACCTTCGGATTTCCAGTCATTTTCAGAATCATTGAAATCACGGTTTAATGCTGTTTCAATGAGGTACTGGCTGTAGGAAATATTTGAGGTTTTAACATGGGtgatattttgatgttttaattttacataatttattatagaCTTGCACTTGTCTTTTGAAATATGGATCATTTTAAGGTACAGAGAGTCAATTTCAAAGAGTACAAGGGGTTGGAAGGAGAGATTTTTCTCTCGCAACACTTCCATGGCAGGTCTGGGTTTTGAAATTAGGAGAGAGGTTAATGATGGCAGCAATGCAACAGTCTTGCGCACGATAGAGCCTGTTGAAACCAGAGATAATATTGCCAGTCCTACTGTATCAAGCATTTTGGAAGATGGGTCTAATCCAGAATCAAATAACCACCAGATTGTAGATGCTGGTGTAGAAACTCCTTTGACTGAGACCAGTGCCCAAGCTTCATGTGCTGCAAGTTCTGCTTCCAAATAAGTACCGGCTATGCATCAAGTGAAAGTGGTTTTGTGTCGAAGGTAAACCAAGAGGTTGAGAATTTTTTGCATGGTTCCATTATCTACATTTGATGTTGGATGTTCTCAGTAACCTGGCAACTGTAGTAGATGTAATTCATGAATGTCTAATGTGGGGTCAAATGTAGTGTTTCCATATACGTTTGTGTTGGATGTTTTGCCCCTTCTGAAGCCATTTTCAATATCCTTTATTTATGATTGAGAAGAAAAGATACTGAAAAAGCAGAAAAGTTAATATATTCAAAAGTGGAGGAGGAGAGTATGTAAATCAGCTTATGTCTTTAACTTTATTTATGATTTGAAGCCCTGTATATTAGCTAGGCACCCAAGTGTTGAAGATGTGAGGAACCTCATGAGGATCGTAATTTTAACAAGCACATACGAATTTTAGGTATTCTGTTAAATAAATGGTGCATTCTGATTATTTTCAACATCATTCCTACTCTATAAACTTATGCATATATAAACCGGTAcgttaatttgaaatttttatttgccTAATACATGGGCGTtcgtttttttcttttggaaaatTAGGCTCCGTACAaagggtttaaaattttaaaacaaaacaaaaaaaaagagattgttttcattttaaaaaaaatcaacaactagaaaattaattttttaaaaatggaagtaaaagatgaaatattaaaaaaaaaaaaacaaattgagcCTTGGTTTTGTATTTTTTGCTCCCAAATGAGTCTCAAAGATCTAAGGGTGGatgtaagtaaaaaaaaattaaaggatggATGGaggtaatattttatttaaatttaaaattttaatattttgaaaatttaaatttctaggaaaaaaacttgaattttagaaaattttgggcGTTCAAGAGAATCTCTGATCTTTTATTGTCTTTTTATAGGGACTTTTACTTTTTTACAATGTTTTTATTGGAAAATTTGATCCTTTACattattacaaatattttctttttgccTATACAATTGCTATTTTTTCTGATTATTATCATAACACAAAAATTTTTCAGGAAATTTTTATTATGTATCTTCGTATTGTATATTTTTTTTGAGAGAATATTTGTAGATAATCCTTACCATTCATTTTGGTCTTTTCTTTGCATAAAATTTTTACTATTcatcttcatattttctttgtagAGAATCATTATTATTCATGTAACTTCCAAACCCGATTATTAAGGAGGATTCAAGAATGGCGTATCActatgttaaaatcattaattttagaatatttttggtgcaaaaaaaaatcatttgccGTTCAAGACTAAATAAAATAGTacactttaaaataataaatacttgaatatattttcattaaatttcagtttCGCAATCATAAGTTTGAATATAACTTCATTCTTCAAAATTAAACACCTTGAAATCACCTCTATGTCAtgcataatataaaacattagaAATCTCATGATAACAATCGTCCTCTGGCGTAGTCCAAGCACTTCCTTTACTTCGGTAGCAAGCTTGAGAAGGAAAGGTAACTAGGAGTTTCAAAAGAAAACATTCCAATAATCATTAACAATTCAAGCAATTTCTTTGAACTCAAACACAGTCACATAGTTCGCCAGTTGACGAGTACCAATCATAGATATATTATATGCCAATTTACTATTCCTTTAGCGTATACATTGCGCCCATTTGACCTTACAGACCACCCTCTTCATGTTAGCCATGTACCCAGGTCCTTTTTCGTAGTAATTTCATTTACTTCATTCATATTCCTTTGTCATGTTTTGTCAATCTGGTTTGCAACAGACTCTTGCCCTACTAGAGGCTACATGACCATTTTCATGTATCGCGATCTGTTAGTTCAATACTTATTCCATTGAAGAAATCGCCATGagtttatttccatttttttagGCCATATCATCCTTGTTAGAAGAGTGGGTAGTGGCTTAAGCACGAAGGAGGGTTCTTATTAGACTTGCTCATAGGATAGGCCACTCGGCCCGACCTGAAGGCCTGCCGgaaaaatgagagggtttgggcaaaaatataggctcaaaaaatggGCTTAGGCAAAAATATAAGGCCCGCTTTAAAAACAGGTCGAGCCTCTGGTAAGacatttttggcccgagcccggcgcagcccaaattcactaaatgacaaaaaaatttgctattttattattattattattattatattaatgatattttcttgttttttttcctattttgctaccatttcactattatgttgttattttttagattttgtataaaacttattttattgttaatttttttattttagagaaattttcttgttaagttgcatctattttaatattatttaagtatacataatttttaaaatttaatttcagtttgttcggaaatatttattttaatgtttttagtatttttgatgtattatatatttaaaaattatgtaaaaataatataatataatataaaaaaatttaatatgggcgaGCTGGGTCAGGcccgggttttagtatttttatctagGCCGTGTTAGGGaaaatttttaggcccattttttgggccgaGCCAAGCCCGTGCCtagaaaatgggcctaaattttttacTTGGGCCCAATCCAAACCTGACCcagcccgacccatgatcaccttTAGTTCTTACTCTTTAATACCGACCTACCAGCACTAGACTCACAACTCCGAACGACCACCTTTCATGTACAGACATTTCATCCCTTCAGAGTATGAATACTTACCTCACACAAGGTATAAACAAAAGTATTACACACACACATGGAAGAAAAAAGGAACTCACTAGAAAATGCAGCAAGTTTAAACAATAGGACCTTTGCCCTTATCACGGGGATCTTCAAGATTGTTTTGAGCTAAAATATGGATAGTTAAACTTATCAGATCACTATTCCAGAAACTAAATGTTAAACTaaactttatttgataaaagattttgatataacaaattaaaagtgtttttgaatataaggtaaatttgagaaattaatttttaaatttgaattctaagaaatgaatttttttaatacttacaataaactcttagaaaattttgaaacaattttaaaatcaagtgaaAATGTTTTTAACCAAGTAGAATGATCTCAAttaagttaaaatcattttagCACATCAAAATGATTTTCAAACAAGTCAGAATTGCTCCAGGTCAagaagtatcgataatttttgaaaataatcaatACCCTTAATAAAATCGGGACCAAAAAGGCATTTTgtcaaaatcttaaaaattatcgataccataTTTTTgatatcgatactttttgaaaaTAATCGATACCTTTTAAAAAACGATACCACAATTGTATTTTGTTTCTCATAAACCCTACAAGGTATCAATCCGTATCGATACCTATTTCAAGaagtatcgataaaatttttttaaagtatcgATTATTTCATTCCAACGGTCACTGAATTAgcatttataacaaaaaatatcgataccctttttGTAGGTATCGATACTCGAAGTTGCAGGTGAAATAAATGCTTTGGTTTTACATCTCTAACGGCCATATTAACTTCTCCAACATCCTCAATGGTTGGAAATCTATtagggggtataaataccatcttttTAAAGTCCTACAACATCCAAGAAAGTACTTTTaagcaaaaatcatcaatcaaacaatcttagaacttaaattttcatattcttcTTACATACACTTGTGAGCCTTATCTCTTTTATTTTGCTCAAGTGCACTTCATTGTATTTGTGCTTCAATTTGCAAACAACTTTATTTTGTAAGGATTGTTTTTTTGTTTGCTCATTTGTATCTCTTTGAGAGGTTTTAAAACTTAAGACttggggtagaaatcttaaggagttgtaaggttaaacattgtcctcaaaggttgaacaaattagtgaatttgggaaaaatctttagttgtggaaagctaaggtagtggagtaggcaattggggccaaACTATTCTAAATTCTTTATGTTCTTTGTTTCATTCATGCCTTTGCTTCCACCAAATTTTTTAAAGGCCAGTTCACCCCCTCTTGGCTTTTTCGATTTGCTTTATCGAGCTTTCACTAAACATGTTTGCAAGAAACGTTTCCATAAAACCTAGAACCAGGAAGTTTTTTTCCTTACACTAACATATATAGTGCTAATATTATgtaaataaccatgaaaataacCTAGGGTTCATCGATAATTACCAAGGAGCTAAAATAAGCGAAGGAGTTGACTGAGTACAGCGAACCCAATTCAAGTAGATTTTCGATCTTAGGTTTTCAGAAAGAGCGAGTgtagagaaaattttgaaagaggATGAATGCCAAGAAGATGACAAGATTATTCAAGAAGTCACTACTTATACATCTTAACACGAAAACTAGGTTTAGTGGAAAAGTCAAATCATCAGACTAACCCTTCCTTGTTTCTCGTAATAAGTACTCTCATAATAAATTCTAGTCTTATCAACTACAGTAACTTAGTTCCGTTCTAACCAGATCTTGTTTGACTAACTAAATAGTCTCACCAAATGGTACCAGTTCTATTAAACTACAAACTTTAACAAAAACATCTAACCCAGTGGCGTGGCGTATACTTCACAAGAGAGTTCGCTAAACCACCGAGCTCGTCAAAACACAGAATTTGCTGATTAGCGCATTCACAGAATCTTATACTTGTCATATCTAATATCTTACTCCCTTGTAATTCACTCGAAGCACCATATCTCAATAAACAGTAACCGAATATTAGAATTTCGTTAGACGAGCTGTTACAATTCATCTCCATTTTTAGTCTTCTAGGGGATCATTACTATTTGGCTTTCTTGTCTTCTTTTGGAACAATTTCTTCAGGTATGCAGAGAATCTTGGAAGGTTGTAGAcaattatttcaaaataattattttcttcttcttcttcttcttcttcttttattaaatttctttctttttagttttGGTGATTATCACTATTATGGTGTCATATGCAAGATCCACAATTTTAATTAAAGATGTTGAGGATTTCTCATCTTCTGTGTTAGAATCCATTGAGTTGAGCATTTCAGCAATAagctttttgtattttttttttagttttggccTAAGCCAACAATGCGCTGGCAACCAATTtggcttgaaatttttttttgcaattgtTTGGCTTGAGGATCGGAGGATGGATggaagtaaaaatatgatttaaatttaaattttaaagtttttaaaaacttatttgatctgttttgaatttaaaatttttaacactaaaatttaaatttttgaaagtttttggaGGAAAACTTTTGGAGAGAAACTTTACTCCAGAGAATTTTTTAGTCATGTATTGAGTTGTATCTTTTATTGCTAAGCTGAGAACCTTTTATTGAGGTTTGCCTCTTAgatacaaaatttcattttcaaactttagtttaaaatttttatatattatatacgggtttttttttatatttttaataaatattctaTGTACAATACTAAAAAAAAGGGGGCACGTGGCGTGTTTTAATAGCGTTACGTGGACAATCAATGCTAATTAACATCGTTCAACACCAATCAACGCTCGGTCAAAGTCAAatgtatttttcaatatttaaatatttaatattataattttctatttttaatttaaatttaatgtttttattttaaataaacctaATTGCCATATGGCATTTTTTCATTGGCCAAAAACATGCCATGTGGCGCTTTTTCATTGGCCAAAGTTGCCTAACAGTTTTTTAACGTCCATTACAAAATGGACCAAAAATAGGAAATTGGtactttaggtaccaaattggggataaaaaaaatttagataccaaaatgGAAAAATGAATATACTTCAAGAGCTAAATCGTGAATTAAGCCTatttataaagtaacaaatattattaCAAAAACTCTACAAAAAAATCATACATTATTGATTTGAACCTAAAAAGTTAAGTTTATAAAGCTTTAACTTcaccatttcaattaaaatttcaattgttGGTAAAAGTACTACGAAAGCCCCTTTAGTAGATTGTATTTTGcccattttactaaaataaatgggcaaattaaccCTTATACGTTAGGAAAACTGCAAATTGACCTTTCCATTAAAAGTTCCATTCATATGTGTTGCTAAGTAATTGTCTgacttttttcaaattttttttatataggtCCATTCATATGTCCTGTGTTAAGAGTCGGGTTACATTTTACCCTTCTACcaaataaataggcaaattagcctctatacattaaataaaagagcaaactggtctttttgttaaagatttcatccatttctactgttaaatgCTAATGTGACTGATAGAAGAACC containing:
- the LOC107954231 gene encoding E3 ubiquitin-protein ligase RHF2A isoform X1; translation: MEDSKSEAHITSAAAFVEGGIQDACDDACSICLEAFCESDPSTVTCCKHEFHLQCILEWCQRSSQCPMCWQPISLKDPTSQELLEAVERERSFRFNPSRNAAIFHHPTLGDFELQHLPMGTNDAELDERIIQHLAAAAAMGRARHIARREGMRNRSSIQGRPQFLVFSTHPNAPSTGPISSLVATQGEVQPAPTITVGTPSSPSRTVGEESLVSITPETSAQADQQSASASRSNVIFVNGLGNSVPVNNRRSPNQSSPNSQDRAGPSDFQSFSESLKSRFNAVSMRYRESISKSTRGWKERFFSRNTSMAGLGFEIRREVNDGSNATVLRTIEPVETRDNIASPTVSSILEDGSNPESNNHQIVDAGVETPLTETSAQASCAASSASK
- the LOC107954231 gene encoding E3 ubiquitin-protein ligase RHF2A isoform X2 — translated: MEDSKSEAHITSAAAFVEGGIQDACDDACSICLEAFCESDPSTVTCCKHEFHLQCILEWCQRSSQCPMCWQPISLKDPTSQELLEAVERERSFRFNPSRNAAIFHHPTLGDFELQHLPMGTNDAELDERIIQHLAAAAAMGRARHIARREGMRNRSSIQGRPQFLVFSTHPNAPSTGPISSLVATQGEVQPAPTITVGTPSSPSRTVGEESLVSITPETSAQADQQSASASRSNVIFVNGLGNSVPVNNRRSPNQSSPNSQDRAGPSDFQSFSESLKSRFNAVSMRESISKSTRGWKERFFSRNTSMAGLGFEIRREVNDGSNATVLRTIEPVETRDNIASPTVSSILEDGSNPESNNHQIVDAGVETPLTETSAQASCAASSASK